One Ochotona princeps isolate mOchPri1 chromosome 25, mOchPri1.hap1, whole genome shotgun sequence genomic region harbors:
- the AOC1 gene encoding amiloride-sensitive amine oxidase [copper-containing] — translation MGRQKLAMGWAIAALLLLQMALVEPSLHGLGSKAGVFADLSNQELKAVHNFLWSRKELELQPCSAPTLAKNSVFLIEMLLPKKHNVLKFLDKGGKQPVREARAIIFFGAQEHPNITEFAVGPLPSPYYMRALPPRHQPSWASRPISAVEYALLHHMLQEATKPLNRFFLDTTGFSYQDCHNRCLTFTDVSPRGFASGQRRSWLILQRFVEGFFLHPTGLELLVDHGSTDTQHWTVEQVWYNGKFYKSPEELAQKYADGEVDVVILEGPTPSAPGAESTEEPPLFSSYKLRGDFPTPTNVSGPRLVQPNGPRYRLEGSAVQYGGWSFAFRLRSSSGLQVLNVHFGGERVAYEVSVQEAVALYGGHTPAGMQTKYMDVGWGLGSVTHELAPGIDCPESATFLDTFHYYDADDPVYYPRALCLFEMPTGVPLRRHFDSNFSGGFNFYAGLKGQALVLRTTSTVYNYDYIWDFIFYPNGVLEAKMHATGYVHATFYTPEGLRYGSRLHTHLLGNIHTHLVHYRVDLDVAGTKNNFQTLHMELENITIPWSPEHHLVQPTLKEKQYFRERQAAFRFGQTLPKYLLFSSPKENRWGHKRSYRLQIHSMADQVLPPGWQEEQAVTWARYPLAVTKYRESEHCSSSIYNQNDPWDPPVVFEEFLRNNENINHEDLVAWVTVGFLHIPHSEDIPNTSTPGNSVGFLLRPFNFFPEDPSVASRDTVIVWPRDEGPNYVQRWLPEDKGCSMPTPFSFNGTYRPV, via the exons ATGGGGCGACAGAAGCTGGCCATGGGCTGGGCCATTGCAGCCCTCTTGCTGCTGCAGATGGCCTTGGTAGAACCCTCActtcatggcctgggaagcaagGCTGGGGTGTTCGCAGACCTGAGCAACCAAGAATTGAAGGCCGTGCACAACTTCTTATGGTCTAGAAAGGAGTTAGAGTTGCAACCCTGCAGCGCACCGACCCTAGCCAAGAATTCCGTGTTTCTCATCGAGATGTTGTTGCCCAAAAAGCATAATGTGCTGAAATTTCTAGATAAAGGTGGAAAACAGCCTGTTCGGGAAGCTAGAGCCATCATCTTCTTTGGAGCCCAGGAGCACCCCAATATCACAGAGTTTGCTGTGGGTCCCCTACCATCACCCTACTACATGCGGGCGCTGCCCCCAAGGCACCAGCCATCTTGGGCCTCCAGGCCCATCTCTGCTGTAGAGTATGCCCTGCTCCACCACATGCTACAGGAGGCCACGAAGCCCCTGAACCGTTTTTTCCTTGATACCACTGGCTTCTCATACCAAGACTGCCACAACCGATGCCTGACCTTCACTGACGTGTCCCCCCGGGGCTTTGCATCTGGCCAGCGCCGCAGCTGGCTGATCTTGCAGCGCTTTGTGGAAGGCTTCTTCTTGCATCCCACAGGGTTAGAGCTGCTGGTGGATCATGGGAGCACAGATACTCAGCACTGGACGGTCGAGCAGGTCTGGTACAACGGAAAGTTCTACAAAAGCCCAGAGGAATTGGCTCAGAAGTATGCAGATGGGGAGGTGGATGTGGTGATCCTGGAGGGTCCAACGCCCAGTGCCCCTGGGGCCGAGAGCACAGAGGAGCCACCCCTCTTCTCCTCCTACAAGCTCCGTGGAGACTTTCCAACTCCCACCAATGTGAGCGGCCCCCGCCTGGTTCAGCCAAACGGCCCGCGCTACAGGCTGGAGGGCAGTGCCGTGCAGTATGGGGGCTGGAGTTTTGCCTTTCGGCTGCGCTCCTCCTCAGGGCTGCAGGTCCTGAATGTGCACTTTGGAGGTGAACGTGTAGCCTATGAGGTCAGCGTGCAAGAGGCCGTGGCGCTATATGGAGGACACACACCTGCAGGCATGCAGACCAAGTACATGGATGTGGGCTGGGGCCTGGGCAGTGTCACTCATGAGTTAGCTCCTGGTATCGACTGCCCAGAATCTGCCACCTTCCTGGACACTTTCCACTATTACGATGCTGATGACCCCGTCTACTACCCCCGAGCCCTCTGCCTCTTTGAGATGCCCACAGGGGTACCCCTCCGGAGGCACTTTGACTCCAACTTCAGTGGTGGCTTCAACTTTTATGCAGGGCTGAAAGGCCAGGCACTGGTGCTGCGGACGACATCAACTGTCTACAATTACGATTACATTTGGGACTTCATCTTCTACCCCAATGGGGTGCTGGAAGCCAAGATGCATGCCACCGGCTACGTCCATGCCACCTTCTACACCCCTGAGGGGCTGCGCTATGGCTCGCGCCTGCACACCCACCTGCTCGGCAACATCCACACTCACTTGGTGCACTATCGTGTCGACCTGGATGTGGCAG GTACCAAGAACAACTTCCAGACCCTGCACATGGAGCTGGAGAACATCACCATCCCCTGGAGCCCAGAGCAccacctggtccagcccactCTCAAGGAAAAGCAGTACTTCCGGGAGCGCCAGGCAGCTTTCCGCTTCGGACAGACTCTGCCCAAGTATCTACTCTTTTCTAGCCCCAAGGAGAATCGCTGGGGCCACAAGCGCAGCTACCGCCTGCAGATCCACTCCATGGCTGACCAAGTACTGCCCCCAGGCTGGCAAGAGGAGCAAGCTGTCACCTGGGCCAG GTACCCACTGGCCGTGACCAAGTACCGGGAGTCCGAGcattgcagcagcagcatctacaACCAGAACGATCCCTGGGATCCCCCTGTGGTCTTTGAGGAGTTTCTACGCAACAATGAGAACATTAATCATGAG GACCTCGTGGCCTGGGTGACCGTgggcttcctgcacatcccccaCTCAGAGGACATCCCCAACACATCCACACCTGGGAACTCCGTGGGCTTCCTGCTCCGGCCCTTCAACTTCTTTCCAGAAGACCCTTCCGTGGCATCTAGAGACACCGTGATCGTGTGGCCTCGGGATGAGGGCCCCAACTATGTCCAGCGCTGGCTCCCTGAGGACAAGGGCTGCTCGATGCCCACCCCCTTTTCCTTCAATGGGACTTACAGGCCTGTGTGA